A genomic stretch from Dissulfurispira thermophila includes:
- the thrC gene encoding threonine synthase, translated as MEIGECNSSGILWKGIIEEYREFFPVTDMTPIVSLLEGNTPLIKAINLQKKLNIALDIYLKFDGANPTGSFKDRGMTLALSKAVESGSRAVICASTGNTSASAAAYASRAGIKAIVVIPEGKIAFGKLAQALIHGAHVLQIEGNFDEALRIVKKVVENYPITLVNSINPFRIEGQKSAAFEVCDQLGFVPKYHALPVGNAGNITAYWKGYKEYYNEGIIQSLPKMLGFQAAGAAPIVLGHPVERPETVATAIRIGNPASWKTAVEARDESNGRIDAVTDEEILSAYKLIASTEGIFCEPASAASVAGVIKLYKEGYFEKGEAVVCTLTGHGLKDPDTVFRVTDGAIKVKADFSEIRTIIEKIL; from the coding sequence ATGGAGATTGGAGAGTGTAATAGTTCAGGGATTTTGTGGAAAGGGATTATAGAGGAGTATAGAGAATTTTTTCCTGTAACAGATATGACACCGATTGTAAGCCTCCTGGAAGGAAACACACCACTGATAAAGGCTATCAATTTGCAGAAGAAGCTTAATATTGCTCTTGATATTTATCTGAAATTCGATGGTGCAAATCCAACAGGTTCTTTTAAAGACAGGGGTATGACGCTTGCTCTTTCAAAGGCTGTTGAATCGGGTTCAAGGGCAGTTATTTGTGCATCAACAGGCAATACATCAGCATCAGCAGCAGCATATGCATCAAGGGCAGGGATAAAGGCTATTGTGGTTATCCCGGAAGGGAAGATTGCATTTGGAAAGCTTGCACAGGCACTTATTCATGGTGCACATGTATTGCAGATAGAGGGTAATTTTGACGAGGCATTGAGGATAGTAAAAAAAGTAGTTGAGAACTATCCCATTACTCTTGTTAATTCTATTAATCCATTCAGGATAGAGGGGCAGAAGTCAGCGGCATTTGAGGTTTGTGACCAGCTTGGTTTTGTACCAAAATATCATGCCCTTCCTGTTGGAAATGCAGGAAATATTACAGCTTACTGGAAGGGATATAAGGAATACTATAATGAGGGTATAATTCAGAGCTTGCCAAAGATGCTTGGCTTTCAGGCGGCGGGAGCAGCACCTATAGTTTTGGGTCATCCTGTGGAAAGGCCTGAGACAGTGGCTACTGCTATTAGAATAGGAAATCCAGCAAGTTGGAAAACAGCAGTTGAGGCAAGGGATGAATCAAATGGACGAATAGATGCTGTAACAGATGAGGAGATATTGTCTGCGTATAAACTTATTGCTTCCACAGAGGGGATATTCTGTGAACCAGCATCAGCAGCATCTGTGGCGGGAGTTATAAAATTATATAAAGAGGGATATTTTGAAAAAGGAGAGGCAGTTGTATGCACATTGACAGGTCATGGTCTGAAAGACCCTGATACAGTATTCAGGGTTACAGATGGCGCAATAAAGGTTAAGGCAGATTTTAGTGAAATTAGAACGATAATAGAAAAAATACTGTAA
- a CDS encoding phosphoribosylaminoimidazolesuccinocarboxamide synthase, translating into MSDVVMETNFSDVKLLRRGKVRDVYEVDDHLLIVATDRVSAFDVVLPNGIPDKGKVLTQISIYWFNQMKDIIDNHIVATNVKDYPKILHKYEDILEGRSMFVKKASPMPVECIVRGYLSGSGWKEYKDKGMVCGIKLPKGLVESSRLDEPIFTPSTKAEEGHDINISFDEMKKIVGDELADRMKDVSLKVYKKGREIAEEKGIIIADTKMEFGIYENKLILIDELLTPDSSRFWSIKDYQPCKGQDSFDKQIVRDYLLTLDWNQTYPGPMLPDDIVAKTAARYREILEILTR; encoded by the coding sequence ATGTCTGATGTTGTAATGGAGACAAATTTTAGTGATGTAAAACTTCTCAGGCGCGGGAAAGTGAGGGATGTTTATGAAGTTGATGATCATCTCTTAATTGTAGCTACGGACAGGGTCTCTGCCTTTGATGTTGTTTTGCCCAATGGCATTCCTGATAAGGGTAAGGTTTTAACGCAGATTTCGATCTACTGGTTTAATCAGATGAAGGATATAATTGATAACCATATTGTTGCAACTAATGTAAAAGACTATCCCAAGATACTTCATAAATATGAGGATATTCTTGAAGGCAGGAGCATGTTTGTAAAAAAGGCAAGCCCGATGCCTGTTGAATGTATTGTGAGAGGTTATCTATCTGGATCAGGATGGAAGGAATATAAAGACAAAGGAATGGTATGCGGAATAAAACTCCCGAAAGGACTTGTTGAATCTTCAAGACTCGATGAACCAATTTTCACTCCAAGCACAAAGGCAGAGGAAGGACATGACATAAATATAAGTTTTGATGAAATGAAAAAGATTGTTGGAGATGAACTTGCTGATAGGATGAAAGATGTAAGTCTTAAGGTCTATAAAAAAGGTAGAGAAATAGCAGAGGAGAAAGGAATAATAATCGCTGATACAAAAATGGAATTTGGGATCTATGAAAATAAATTAATCCTTATCGATGAACTCCTTACGCCTGATTCATCTCGTTTCTGGTCCATAAAGGATTATCAACCCTGCAAAGGGCAGGACAGTTTTGACAAGCAAATAGTCCGTGATTATCTTCTTACCCTTGACTGGAATCAAACTTATCCAGGTCCTATGCTGCCAGATGATATTGTTGCAAAAACAGCAGCAAGGTATAGGGAAATATTGGAGATACTAACGAGATAG
- a CDS encoding sulfurtransferase TusA family protein, with amino-acid sequence MEEIKIDKKINIKGLICPYTFVKSKLAIEDMEVGEVLEILLDYEEASRSIPKSMEDHGHKVLKVEKINDTDWVLLIRKEKE; translated from the coding sequence GTGGAGGAAATAAAGATTGATAAAAAAATAAATATTAAAGGGCTTATATGTCCATATACATTTGTTAAATCAAAGCTCGCTATCGAAGATATGGAGGTTGGAGAAGTGCTTGAGATACTTCTTGATTATGAGGAGGCATCAAGGAGTATCCCGAAGTCAATGGAAGATCATGGACACAAGGTGTTGAAGGTTGAGAAGATAAATGATACAGATTGGGTGCTTTTAATTAGAAAGGAGAAGGAATAA
- a CDS encoding NIL domain-containing protein: protein MKMRVKLTFPQHLIKEPIIFTMAKKYDVMPNIRRARVTDTVGEMVLELEGTEENIENGIKSIRDQGVEVELIEGDVIE, encoded by the coding sequence ATGAAAATGCGAGTAAAATTAACATTTCCTCAACATTTGATTAAAGAGCCGATTATCTTTACAATGGCTAAGAAGTATGATGTCATGCCAAACATAAGAAGGGCAAGGGTAACAGATACCGTCGGGGAAATGGTGCTTGAGCTTGAGGGAACAGAAGAAAATATAGAGAATGGAATAAAATCGATAAGGGACCAAGGTGTAGAGGTTGAACTTATCGAAGGAGACGTAATTGAGTGA
- a CDS encoding MoaD/ThiS family protein — protein MAVKVRIPTPLQRLTQGKEEVEGKPGTVIELINDLETKYPGIAERISEGGKVRRFVNVYVNEEDIRFLQAEQTLVKDGDEVSIVPAIAGGK, from the coding sequence ATGGCAGTAAAAGTCAGAATTCCAACACCACTTCAGAGACTTACTCAGGGGAAAGAGGAGGTTGAGGGCAAGCCCGGTACAGTAATAGAACTCATAAACGACCTCGAAACAAAATATCCTGGAATTGCAGAAAGGATCTCTGAAGGTGGCAAGGTTAGGAGATTTGTTAATGTGTATGTAAATGAGGAGGATATTAGATTCTTGCAGGCTGAACAGACGCTGGTTAAAGATGGGGATGAAGTTTCCATTGTTCCAGCAATAGCCGGCGGAAAATGA
- the mazG gene encoding nucleoside triphosphate pyrophosphohydrolase — MSNFQKLLDIMSALRSENGCPWDKEQTRESLKPFLVEETYEVLEAIDEGDPEKIKEELGDLLFQIIFHCQIAKERGEFDINDVIKRISDKMIARHPHVFGEEKFETSEEVLRQWEERKKEEGKLKGSILEGIPKELPSLLRAQRLQARAAKVGFDWRRVEDVMEKLEEELKEFKDALKGKGQKEIEDELGDIFFVLVNISRFVRINPEDALRKTISKFISRFRYIEMKAADAGRSLSDMTIDEMDVLWNEAKKMQ, encoded by the coding sequence ATGAGTAATTTCCAGAAACTACTTGATATAATGTCAGCCCTTCGTTCAGAGAACGGATGTCCTTGGGATAAGGAGCAGACAAGGGAGTCATTAAAACCTTTTCTTGTTGAAGAGACATATGAAGTCCTTGAAGCAATTGATGAAGGAGATCCAGAAAAGATAAAGGAAGAACTCGGAGATCTTCTGTTTCAGATTATTTTTCACTGTCAAATTGCAAAAGAAAGAGGTGAATTTGATATTAATGATGTTATAAAGAGGATCAGCGATAAAATGATAGCACGACATCCGCATGTATTTGGAGAAGAAAAGTTTGAGACATCTGAAGAGGTTTTAAGGCAATGGGAAGAGAGGAAAAAGGAAGAAGGAAAACTCAAAGGGTCTATTCTTGAAGGTATTCCAAAGGAACTCCCCTCCCTCCTCAGGGCGCAGAGACTACAGGCAAGGGCTGCCAAGGTGGGGTTTGACTGGAGGCGTGTTGAAGATGTGATGGAAAAACTGGAAGAGGAATTAAAGGAATTCAAGGATGCCCTCAAGGGCAAAGGACAAAAAGAAATAGAGGATGAACTGGGGGATATATTTTTTGTGCTCGTGAACATTTCAAGATTTGTCAGGATTAATCCAGAAGATGCCTTGAGAAAGACAATAAGTAAGTTCATCTCTCGCTTCCGTTATATTGAGATGAAAGCAGCGGATGCTGGCAGAAGCCTGTCTGATATGACAATAGATGAAATGGATGTGCTGTGGAATGAAGCAAAAAAAATGCAGTAA
- a CDS encoding homoserine dehydrogenase: MNRSVISIGIIGFGTVGTGTARLLLQNSNLIKKRTGIDFVLKKIADLDIKKDRGIKIPEGILTTDAAELINDPDIDIVVELIGGIHPAKDFILQAIRNKKHVVTANKALLATKGNEIFEEADKNGVEIGFEASVAGGIPIIKVLREGLVANNIIAVYGIINGTSNYILTKMTDEKVEFADALKEAQRLGYAEADPTFDIEGIDSAHKLTILSSLSYGIPLMYDEVYKEGITKITSQDIEFASELGYKIKLLAITKLSDGGVEMRVHPTMVPNEYLISKVDGVFNAVYVEGDAVGATMYYGRGAGDMPTGSAVVADIVDIGKKIDKRQETEGRRQTADNRQHRTEFKIKKIEDIESMYYFRFSALDQPGVLSKISGILGNYNISIASVIQKGRRIGGSVPLVVLTHMAKERDVLNAVKEIDNLTVVSDKTLFIRVEGKEG, encoded by the coding sequence ATGAATAGAAGTGTAATATCTATTGGCATAATAGGTTTTGGAACAGTTGGCACTGGCACAGCAAGGCTATTGCTTCAAAATAGCAATCTTATTAAAAAAAGGACAGGAATAGATTTTGTCCTTAAAAAGATTGCAGACCTTGATATAAAAAAGGATAGGGGAATAAAGATCCCAGAAGGAATCCTCACAACTGATGCCGCTGAATTAATTAATGACCCAGATATAGATATAGTTGTAGAGCTTATAGGAGGTATTCACCCCGCAAAGGATTTTATCCTTCAGGCAATAAGAAATAAAAAACATGTTGTTACAGCAAATAAGGCATTGCTTGCAACAAAAGGGAACGAGATATTTGAAGAGGCTGACAAAAATGGTGTCGAGATTGGATTTGAGGCATCTGTTGCAGGGGGAATACCGATAATCAAAGTTTTAAGAGAGGGGCTTGTTGCAAATAATATAATCGCTGTTTACGGCATTATAAACGGCACATCTAATTATATCCTTACAAAGATGACGGATGAAAAGGTTGAATTTGCTGATGCATTAAAAGAGGCACAGAGGCTTGGCTATGCAGAGGCTGATCCTACATTTGATATTGAAGGAATAGATAGTGCACACAAGCTTACAATACTTTCATCCCTATCTTATGGTATTCCCCTAATGTACGATGAGGTATATAAAGAAGGAATTACAAAGATAACATCTCAGGATATAGAATTTGCCTCAGAACTTGGATATAAAATAAAGCTCCTTGCCATAACAAAGTTATCAGATGGTGGAGTAGAGATGAGGGTGCATCCTACTATGGTGCCTAATGAGTATCTTATTTCAAAGGTTGACGGGGTGTTTAATGCAGTATATGTAGAAGGAGATGCTGTTGGTGCAACAATGTATTATGGAAGAGGTGCCGGAGATATGCCTACAGGTAGTGCAGTTGTGGCGGACATTGTGGATATAGGGAAAAAGATAGACAAAAGGCAGGAGACAGAAGGTAGAAGGCAGACAGCAGACAATAGACAACATAGGACAGAATTTAAAATCAAAAAAATTGAGGACATTGAGAGTATGTATTATTTCAGGTTTTCTGCACTGGACCAGCCTGGCGTGCTTTCAAAAATATCAGGAATACTTGGCAATTATAATATAAGCATTGCATCTGTGATTCAGAAGGGCAGAAGGATTGGTGGCTCTGTCCCTCTTGTTGTGCTTACACACATGGCAAAGGAGAGGGATGTTTTAAATGCAGTAAAAGAAATAGACAATCTGACTGTTGTTTCTGATAAGACCTTGTTTATCAGGGTAGAAGGGAAAGAAGGGTAA
- a CDS encoding cold-shock protein, which yields MAFEGKVKWFNESKGFGFIQQDNGPDVFVHYSSIAGNGFKTLAEGQRVQFDIVEGDRGPKATNVVKI from the coding sequence ATGGCTTTTGAAGGAAAGGTGAAGTGGTTCAACGAATCTAAGGGTTTTGGTTTTATCCAGCAGGATAATGGGCCTGATGTCTTTGTGCACTACTCTTCGATTGCAGGCAATGGGTTCAAGACATTAGCAGAAGGTCAGAGGGTTCAGTTTGACATTGTTGAAGGTGACCGCGGACCAAAGGCTACAAATGTAGTAAAAATCTAA
- the moeB gene encoding molybdopterin-synthase adenylyltransferase MoeB, translated as MEFTEDQLQRYSRHIILPEVGGKGQKKILNAKVFIVGAGGLGCPVGYYLAAAGVGTIGMIDNDTVELSNLQRQIAHNTKRLGVHKVDSAKETFEALNPDVKVTGIKDRISKDNIIDLIKDYDIVVDGSDNFPTRYLVNDACVMLKKPLVSGAILRFEGQVTTILPGEGHCYRCLFEEMPPPGLVPSCQEAGVLGAITGVVGALQATEVLKLILGKGDVLKNTLLIYDALKVNFRRVRVPKNPNCPICSENPTITELQDYDAGYCRI; from the coding sequence ATGGAATTTACAGAAGATCAACTTCAGAGATATAGCCGTCATATAATATTGCCAGAGGTTGGTGGGAAAGGGCAGAAGAAGATACTTAATGCAAAGGTCTTTATTGTTGGTGCAGGAGGACTTGGGTGTCCTGTCGGATATTACCTTGCTGCTGCAGGAGTGGGGACTATTGGAATGATAGACAATGATACTGTTGAGTTGAGCAATCTTCAGAGGCAGATAGCTCATAACACAAAGAGATTAGGTGTTCACAAGGTTGACTCTGCAAAAGAGACATTTGAGGCACTGAATCCTGATGTCAAGGTGACAGGTATAAAAGACAGAATTTCAAAGGATAATATAATAGACTTGATAAAGGACTATGATATTGTTGTGGATGGAAGCGATAATTTCCCTACAAGGTATCTTGTAAACGATGCATGCGTAATGCTCAAAAAACCTCTTGTGAGTGGTGCGATATTGAGATTTGAAGGTCAAGTGACAACGATCCTCCCCGGCGAAGGACATTGTTACAGATGCCTCTTTGAAGAAATGCCTCCTCCAGGCCTTGTGCCTTCGTGTCAGGAGGCAGGTGTTTTAGGTGCAATAACAGGCGTTGTCGGAGCCCTTCAAGCTACAGAGGTTTTGAAATTGATACTTGGGAAGGGAGATGTTTTAAAGAATACACTATTGATATATGATGCCCTGAAAGTAAATTTCAGACGTGTAAGAGTACCAAAGAATCCTAATTGCCCTATATGTAGTGAAAATCCGACCATTACAGAATTGCAGGATTATGACGCAGGTTATTGCAGGATATAA
- the lipA gene encoding lipoyl synthase: MHLPDWIKTKASGLHNTKALLRSHGVTTVCEEARCPNKGHCFLKPTATFMILGDNCTRNCGFCSVKSGKPSCVDAEEPERVAKAAYELGLKHVVITSVTRDDLPDGGALQFAKTIRAVKTRLPNAKVEVLTPDFKGDINSLKIVLDERPDVFNHNMETIKRLYSIVRPQADYECSINVLRNAKKIAPDIKTKSGLMLGLGETLDEVVELLRDIRSAGCDFLTVGQYLRPSKKNLSVVEYIRPEIFDEIKKRAIELGFEFVASGPLVRSSMNAEEFLKG, from the coding sequence ATGCATCTACCAGATTGGATTAAAACAAAGGCATCTGGACTCCATAACACAAAGGCACTCTTGAGAAGTCATGGTGTTACTACTGTCTGTGAAGAGGCAAGGTGCCCTAATAAAGGGCATTGTTTTTTAAAGCCTACTGCAACATTTATGATTCTTGGCGATAACTGTACAAGAAATTGTGGTTTTTGTTCTGTGAAATCTGGCAAGCCGTCATGTGTGGATGCTGAAGAGCCTGAAAGGGTTGCAAAGGCTGCATATGAGCTGGGATTGAAGCATGTTGTTATTACTTCTGTTACAAGGGATGACCTACCTGATGGCGGTGCACTGCAATTTGCAAAGACTATAAGGGCTGTGAAGACAAGGCTTCCTAATGCAAAGGTCGAAGTGCTTACACCTGATTTTAAAGGAGATATAAATTCCTTAAAGATTGTTTTGGATGAAAGACCTGATGTGTTTAACCATAACATGGAGACAATAAAGAGACTTTATAGTATAGTAAGACCACAGGCGGATTATGAGTGTTCTATTAATGTGTTGAGGAATGCAAAGAAGATAGCACCAGATATTAAAACAAAGTCAGGACTGATGCTTGGACTTGGCGAGACCTTGGATGAAGTTGTAGAATTATTAAGAGATATTAGAAGTGCTGGATGTGATTTTTTAACAGTAGGACAATATCTAAGGCCTTCAAAAAAGAATCTGTCTGTTGTAGAATACATAAGACCGGAAATTTTTGATGAAATAAAGAAAAGGGCTATTGAATTAGGATTTGAATTTGTTGCATCAGGGCCTCTTGTAAGAAGTTCTATGAATGCAGAGGAATTTTTAAAAGGGTAG
- the alaC gene encoding alanine transaminase, with product MFEFNRIKRLPPYVFAIVNALKMEYRRRGEDIIDLGMGNPDMPAPKHVIDKLCEAAQNPKNHRYSASKGITQLRVAITEWYKRRYDVDLDPEAEAVVTIGSKEGLSHLALATVQPGDVVMTPTPAYPIHPYSVIIAGGEVTNIPIGPGIDFFEETEKAFKKTWPRPKMLIINFPHNPTTQVVEGLDFFRKVVDFAKENNIIVIHDFAYADLVFDDYKAPSFLQVPGAKDVGVEFFSLTKSYSMAGWRVGFCCGNKEVVGALIKIKSYLDYGMFQPIQIASIVALRGPQNCVEEYRKTYESRRNVLVKGLNNAGWKIEPPKATMFVWAEIPEQFKKMGSLEFCKFLITEAKVAVSPGIGFGEGGDNYVRFALVENEHRIRQAVQGIKKVLNRG from the coding sequence TTGTTTGAGTTTAATAGGATTAAGAGGCTTCCGCCATATGTGTTTGCTATTGTCAATGCATTGAAGATGGAATACAGGCGAAGGGGAGAGGATATTATAGACCTTGGAATGGGTAACCCTGATATGCCAGCACCTAAGCATGTTATTGATAAGCTTTGTGAGGCAGCACAGAATCCAAAGAATCACAGATATTCTGCATCAAAAGGTATCACACAATTAAGGGTAGCGATTACTGAATGGTATAAAAGAAGATATGATGTTGATTTAGACCCCGAGGCAGAGGCTGTTGTAACAATTGGTTCTAAAGAAGGTCTCTCTCATCTTGCCCTTGCCACTGTTCAGCCAGGTGATGTTGTAATGACGCCAACGCCAGCATATCCAATACATCCGTATAGTGTTATCATTGCCGGTGGAGAGGTTACTAATATCCCTATAGGACCTGGAATTGATTTTTTTGAAGAGACAGAAAAGGCATTTAAAAAGACATGGCCAAGGCCAAAGATGCTGATAATCAATTTTCCTCATAACCCTACAACACAGGTTGTTGAAGGGCTTGATTTCTTCAGAAAGGTTGTTGATTTTGCAAAAGAAAATAATATAATTGTGATTCATGATTTTGCATATGCAGACCTTGTCTTTGATGACTATAAGGCTCCAAGCTTTTTACAGGTGCCGGGGGCTAAGGATGTTGGTGTTGAGTTTTTTTCACTTACAAAGAGCTACTCTATGGCAGGCTGGAGAGTTGGTTTCTGCTGTGGAAATAAAGAAGTGGTTGGGGCATTGATAAAGATTAAGAGTTATCTTGACTACGGTATGTTTCAGCCAATTCAGATTGCAAGTATTGTTGCACTGAGGGGACCGCAGAATTGTGTTGAAGAATATAGGAAGACATACGAATCACGAAGGAATGTATTGGTTAAGGGATTAAATAATGCAGGATGGAAGATTGAACCTCCAAAGGCCACAATGTTTGTATGGGCAGAAATACCTGAGCAATTTAAAAAGATGGGCTCACTTGAATTCTGTAAGTTTCTTATTACCGAGGCAAAGGTAGCTGTATCCCCGGGCATAGGTTTTGGCGAAGGTGGAGATAATTATGTACGATTTGCACTTGTTGAAAATGAACACAGGATAAGGCAGGCTGTTCAAGGGATAAAGAAAGTGCTTAATAGGGGATGA
- a CDS encoding M67 family metallopeptidase has product MSQLIIPQQIFEEMIAHCKEGYPNEACGILAGSGNEVSKIYRMTNIENSPVTYMLDPKEQFNVMKDMREGNLSMIAIFHSHPSSAAYPSQRDVSLAFYEDAVYIIVSLMQKEPVVKGFLIKEGEIKETEIILKA; this is encoded by the coding sequence ATGAGTCAGCTAATAATTCCGCAACAAATCTTTGAAGAGATGATTGCCCATTGCAAAGAGGGCTATCCGAATGAGGCTTGCGGTATTTTGGCAGGCAGTGGTAACGAGGTCTCAAAAATTTATAGGATGACTAATATTGAAAACTCTCCTGTCACATATATGCTGGATCCTAAAGAACAGTTTAATGTAATGAAGGATATGCGGGAGGGTAATCTCTCGATGATAGCGATCTTCCATTCCCATCCTTCTTCGGCAGCATATCCTTCTCAAAGAGATGTGAGCCTTGCCTTTTATGAGGATGCTGTTTATATCATTGTGAGTCTTATGCAAAAAGAGCCTGTCGTGAAGGGGTTTTTAATAAAGGAAGGAGAGATAAAAGAGACTGAAATTATTCTTAAAGCTTAA
- the thrC gene encoding threonine synthase — translation MGYVSGLKCRECGREYPVDPIYVCEFCFGPLEVVYDYKKIKKVLTKKNIEKRPKSLWRYKELLPIDGEPQVGLKSGFTPLIKADNLAKELGVKELYVKDDTVAHPTLSFKDRVVAVALTKAKEFGFDTVACASTGNLAHSVSAHGAKAGFKRFVFIPATLEPSKIVASLVYEPNLVAVDGNYDEVNRLCSEIANKYRWAFVNINIRPFYAEGSKTQGFEIIEQLGWKAPDNVVVPCASGSLLTKVWKAFKEFKEIGILKELETKVFAAQATGCSPISTAIKQGVDVIRPVKPNTIAKSLAIGNPADGFYATQVVKETGGYGEDVSDEEVVEGIKLLAKTEGIFAETAGGVTIATTKKLIEQGKINKNETTVVCITGNGLKTQEALTGRTVDVHYIKPNLAAFEEVLKKISN, via the coding sequence ATGGGATATGTAAGCGGTCTTAAATGCAGAGAGTGTGGCAGGGAATATCCAGTTGACCCTATATATGTCTGCGAATTTTGTTTTGGTCCTTTAGAGGTTGTTTATGATTATAAAAAAATAAAAAAGGTGTTGACTAAAAAAAATATTGAAAAGAGGCCAAAGAGCCTTTGGCGTTATAAAGAGCTTTTACCTATAGATGGAGAGCCTCAGGTTGGGTTGAAGTCAGGCTTTACACCACTTATTAAGGCTGACAATCTTGCGAAGGAACTTGGTGTAAAGGAATTATATGTAAAAGACGATACAGTTGCTCATCCAACACTCTCATTTAAAGACAGGGTTGTTGCAGTAGCACTTACAAAGGCTAAGGAATTCGGATTCGATACAGTTGCATGTGCATCAACAGGTAATCTTGCCCACTCTGTATCAGCCCATGGTGCAAAAGCAGGATTCAAGAGATTCGTATTTATCCCCGCTACTTTGGAGCCAAGCAAGATAGTGGCATCCCTTGTTTATGAACCAAATCTTGTTGCTGTTGACGGCAATTATGATGAGGTAAATAGGCTTTGCAGTGAGATAGCTAATAAATATAGGTGGGCATTTGTGAATATAAACATTAGACCATTTTATGCAGAAGGCTCAAAGACGCAGGGATTTGAAATTATAGAGCAACTCGGATGGAAGGCACCTGATAATGTTGTTGTCCCGTGTGCCAGTGGTTCACTTCTAACAAAGGTGTGGAAGGCGTTTAAGGAATTTAAAGAGATCGGGATATTAAAAGAACTTGAAACAAAGGTCTTTGCAGCGCAGGCTACAGGTTGTTCTCCGATATCAACTGCAATAAAACAGGGAGTGGATGTGATAAGACCTGTTAAACCAAATACAATTGCAAAATCCCTTGCTATTGGTAATCCAGCAGATGGTTTTTATGCCACACAGGTTGTTAAAGAAACCGGTGGATATGGAGAGGATGTATCTGACGAAGAGGTTGTAGAAGGTATAAAGCTGCTTGCAAAGACCGAAGGTATTTTTGCAGAGACAGCAGGGGGAGTTACTATTGCAACTACTAAGAAGTTGATTGAGCAGGGTAAGATTAACAAGAATGAAACAACAGTGGTGTGTATTACAGGAAATGGTCTTAAAACACAGGAGGCACTTACAGGGCGCACTGTTGATGTGCATTATATAAAACCAAACCTTGCAGCGTTTGAAGAAGTGCTGAAAAAGATAAGCAATTAA